One Vespula pensylvanica isolate Volc-1 chromosome 14, ASM1446617v1, whole genome shotgun sequence genomic window carries:
- the LOC122634170 gene encoding transcriptional protein SWT1-like isoform X1, giving the protein MKKHKLPKNWVVVSSKSHPDRVYYFNIRTSESSWKEPTTDGTKQVFINDVQKQKKRKTSEVSSNESRATSDIEEDNNKEGIVRRKLVAKRHSKSAQEFDTLQMADIKKKMQQKKIKSPSKSNSSTNSCKQIDSSIELYKSEEDSKLQIMTPQMRVIYEKIQKKNMNRKQTQSFQDVKRTEVVENVKHRVKVDKRRKRKREGVVKSSSSNQDTSTCSSSHENNSTKSNIRSPPIADIVETKSERSIVIKNILQKKNNFQYKSKERVIENKEYNSNVNKKGGSIILKKNLAKERMDKLRKTLNLQMKDQKSNDKSSQSSDGSLLTIIKDNEISDIYKTSDMRYKNLRNRLLRNKVISHEDQLLASVKSNMQNQSLNTSGENPANKSNDSSLYEEMDWEPMEDEKITFEVQAARIKLCVENARNETLPMEGNILQFPSLPIQEEKKTLYIVVDTNVFLSNLDAIVKAMTTEFAKYDKPILVIPWTVIRELDYLKDDKFGTKSVHLRMKARKAINFLNNHLSINDPRIVGQTLEDVRNNKEKFAIECPDDEILQTCLQIRNAGRTVALLSYDKNLCNKAMIYDIVALGRDDPLEKIDYIFSTNNKNLSFHDIYLQKMQGEGSQILSAFQEELRYSNELFEEVESTIKEFLSVIVSKEMKNLFGENWEKYTIVKPPWTVLCVLKCAIKHWIAAISEAFDKQAEQLLKELLEIFRTMPSGRKLKDVAHLLEKCSDLIQMVNVDKYFDLMNRASSSIEDIKKRCQNYENEIREKKIQEEIGMENDVVEQKRRAENAFNYFNYIYSYARDIGGMAASIVNMPCTFCYEMPNPEPSVEYVKKIQPEIAQNVNHLLRILSKALEEMKDTSMNHKTLIDLYHILTNFLPEETTMITTDLSPLDVYCCLKEKEDVLKMGIRQLQELCTHFCRLVVVTNCL; this is encoded by the exons ATGAAAAAACATAAACTTCCGAAAAATTGGGTTGTTGTCAGTTCTAAGAGTCATCCAGATAgagtttattatttcaatattagaACCAGTGAATCCTCTTGGAAGGAACCTACAACGGATGGAACGAAACAG gtttttattaatgatgtacaaaaacaaaaaaaaaggaaaacaagcgAAGTGAGTTCTAATGAATCAAGGGCAACTTCTGATATTGAAGAAGATAATAACAAAGAAGGTATTGTACGAAGGAAGTTAGTAGCCAAACGACATTCTAAATCTGCACAAGAATTTGATACATTACAAATGGCggacattaaaaagaaaatgcaacaGAAGAAGATCAAAAGTCCTTCGAAAAGTAATTCGTCTACCAATTCATGCAAACAAATTGATTCTTCTATCGAATTGTACAAAAGTGAAGAGGATTCAAAATTACAGATAATGACGCCACAGATGAGAGTTATTTATGAaaagatacagaaaaaaaatatgaacagGAAGCAGACACAGTCGTTTCAAGATGTTAAACGCACTGAAGTAGTTGAAAATGTTAAACATAGAGTAAAAGtagataagagaagaaaacgtaaaagagaGGGCGTGGTAAAATCTTCAAGCTCGAATCAAGACACATCTACTTGTTCCAGTAgtcatgaaaataattctacgAAAAGTAATATTAGGAGTCCTCCGATCGCAGATATCGTCGAAACTAAATCGGAGAGGTCAattgtgataaaaaatatattgcaaaagaaaaataattttcagtaCAAATCTAAGGAGAGAGTAATAG aaaataaagaatataatagtaatgtaAATAAGAAAGGTGGAagcattattttaaaaaagaatttggcTAAAGAACGCATggataaattaagaaaaacattGAATCTACAAATGAAAGATCAAAAGAGTAATGATAAGTCATCGCAAAGCAGTGATGGTTCACTGCTCacgattataaaagataacg aaatttcgGATATTTATAAAACCAGTGATATGAGgtataaaaatttacgtaATAGGCTTTTACGTAATAAAGTAATCTCTCATGAAGATCAATTGCTGGCGTCAGTAAAATCTAATATGCAAAATCAATCATTAAATACGTCGGGAGAAAATCCTGCAAATAAGTCTAATGATTCATCTCTTTATGAAGAAATGGATTGGGAGCCAATGGAAGATGAAAAGATAACATTCGAG GTACAAGCCGCTAGGATAAAATTATGCGTTGAAAATGCTAGGAATGAAACATTACCAATGgaaggaaatattttacaatttccaTCATTACCgattcaagaagaaaagaaaactttataCATTGTTGTAGATACAAACGTGTTCCTATCGAATTTAGATGCAATCGTAAAAGCTATGACTACAGAATTCGCAAAATATGACAAGCCAATTCTTGTAATACCATGGACCGTTATACga GAATTGGATTATTTAAAAGACGACAAATTTGGAACAAAGTCAGTACATTTACGTATGAAAGCCAGAAAAGCTATAAATTTTCTCAATAATCATTTATCCATTAATGATCCACGTATAGTCGGTCAAACTTTAGAGGACGTaagaaacaacaaagaaaaatttgccATTGAATGTCCGGACGACGAGATTCTACAAACTTGTTTACAAATTCGAAACGCAGGAAGAACTGTG GCTTTATTATCGTATGATAAAAACCTTTGCAACAAAGCAATGATATACGACATAGTAGCACTCGGAAGAGACGATCCTCttgaaaaaatagattatattttttcgactAACAATAAGAACTTATCATTTCACGATATTTACCTTCAAAAGATGCAAGGTGAAGGCTCACAAATTCTTTCAGCTTTTCAAGAGGAATTACgttattcgaacgaattatttGAAGAGGTGGAATCTacaataaaagaatttctttcagtc ATAGTAagtaaagaaatgaagaatttATTTGGTGAAAATTGGGAAAAATATACTATCGTAAAGCCACCTTGGACAGTTTTGTGCGTTTTAAAATGTGCTATAAAACATTGGATAGCTGCTATAAGCGAAGCGTTTGACAAGCAAGCAGAACAGCTTCTCAAAGAACTTTTGGAAATATTTAGAACGATGCCAA gtGGACGTAAATTGAAGGACGTTGCACATTTACTAGAGAAGTGTAGTGACCTGATTCAAATGGTCAatgttgataaatattttgacCTTATGAATCGTGCATCAAGTTCCATTGAA gatattaaaaagagatgTCAAAATTATGAGAACGAGATacgtgagaaaaaaatacaagaagaaaTTGGAATGGAAAATGATGTAGTTGAACAAAAACGTAGAGCAGAAAatgcttttaattatttcaattatatctaTTCATATGCACGTGATATCgg tGGAATGGCTGCAAGTATCGTGAACATGCCATGTACTTTTTGTTACGAAATGCCAAATCCAGAACCCTCGGTTGaatatgtgaaaaaaatacaacCAGAAATTGCACAAAACGTAAATCATTTGTTACGTATTTTGAGCAA agctttagaagaaatgaaagatactTCGATGAATCATAAAACATTGATTGATCTTTATCacatattaacaaatttcttaCCTGAAGAAACAACAATGATCACTACGGATTTGTCTCCACTCGATGTGTATTGTTgcttaaaagaaaaggaagacgtTTTGAAAATGGGAATAAGACAGCTTCAAGAACTCTGCACACATTTTTGCAGATTG GTGGTTGTAACCAATTGTCTTTAG
- the LOC122634170 gene encoding transcriptional protein SWT1-like isoform X2 has protein sequence MKKHKLPKNWVVVSSKSHPDRVYYFNIRTSESSWKEPTTDGTKQVFINDVQKQKKRKTSEVSSNESRATSDIEEDNNKEGIVRRKLVAKRHSKSAQEFDTLQMADIKKKMQQKKIKSPSKSNSSTNSCKQIDSSIELYKSEEDSKLQIMTPQMRVIYEKIQKKNMNRKQTQSFQDVKRTEVVENVKHRVKVDKRRKRKREGVVKSSSSNQDTSTCSSSHENNSTKSNIRSPPIADIVETKSERSIVIKNILQKKNNFQYKSKERVIENKEYNSNVNKKGGSIILKKNLAKERMDKLRKTLNLQMKDQKSNDKSSQSSDGSLLTIIKDNEISDIYKTSDMRYKNLRNRLLRNKVISHEDQLLASVKSNMQNQSLNTSGENPANKSNDSSLYEEMDWEPMEDEKITFEVQAARIKLCVENARNETLPMEGNILQFPSLPIQEEKKTLYIVVDTNVFLSNLDAIVKAMTTEFAKYDKPILVIPWTVIRELDYLKDDKFGTKSVHLRMKARKAINFLNNHLSINDPRIVGQTLEDVRNNKEKFAIECPDDEILQTCLQIRNAGRTVIVSKEMKNLFGENWEKYTIVKPPWTVLCVLKCAIKHWIAAISEAFDKQAEQLLKELLEIFRTMPSGRKLKDVAHLLEKCSDLIQMVNVDKYFDLMNRASSSIEDIKKRCQNYENEIREKKIQEEIGMENDVVEQKRRAENAFNYFNYIYSYARDIGGMAASIVNMPCTFCYEMPNPEPSVEYVKKIQPEIAQNVNHLLRILSKALEEMKDTSMNHKTLIDLYHILTNFLPEETTMITTDLSPLDVYCCLKEKEDVLKMGIRQLQELCTHFCRLVVVTNCL, from the exons ATGAAAAAACATAAACTTCCGAAAAATTGGGTTGTTGTCAGTTCTAAGAGTCATCCAGATAgagtttattatttcaatattagaACCAGTGAATCCTCTTGGAAGGAACCTACAACGGATGGAACGAAACAG gtttttattaatgatgtacaaaaacaaaaaaaaaggaaaacaagcgAAGTGAGTTCTAATGAATCAAGGGCAACTTCTGATATTGAAGAAGATAATAACAAAGAAGGTATTGTACGAAGGAAGTTAGTAGCCAAACGACATTCTAAATCTGCACAAGAATTTGATACATTACAAATGGCggacattaaaaagaaaatgcaacaGAAGAAGATCAAAAGTCCTTCGAAAAGTAATTCGTCTACCAATTCATGCAAACAAATTGATTCTTCTATCGAATTGTACAAAAGTGAAGAGGATTCAAAATTACAGATAATGACGCCACAGATGAGAGTTATTTATGAaaagatacagaaaaaaaatatgaacagGAAGCAGACACAGTCGTTTCAAGATGTTAAACGCACTGAAGTAGTTGAAAATGTTAAACATAGAGTAAAAGtagataagagaagaaaacgtaaaagagaGGGCGTGGTAAAATCTTCAAGCTCGAATCAAGACACATCTACTTGTTCCAGTAgtcatgaaaataattctacgAAAAGTAATATTAGGAGTCCTCCGATCGCAGATATCGTCGAAACTAAATCGGAGAGGTCAattgtgataaaaaatatattgcaaaagaaaaataattttcagtaCAAATCTAAGGAGAGAGTAATAG aaaataaagaatataatagtaatgtaAATAAGAAAGGTGGAagcattattttaaaaaagaatttggcTAAAGAACGCATggataaattaagaaaaacattGAATCTACAAATGAAAGATCAAAAGAGTAATGATAAGTCATCGCAAAGCAGTGATGGTTCACTGCTCacgattataaaagataacg aaatttcgGATATTTATAAAACCAGTGATATGAGgtataaaaatttacgtaATAGGCTTTTACGTAATAAAGTAATCTCTCATGAAGATCAATTGCTGGCGTCAGTAAAATCTAATATGCAAAATCAATCATTAAATACGTCGGGAGAAAATCCTGCAAATAAGTCTAATGATTCATCTCTTTATGAAGAAATGGATTGGGAGCCAATGGAAGATGAAAAGATAACATTCGAG GTACAAGCCGCTAGGATAAAATTATGCGTTGAAAATGCTAGGAATGAAACATTACCAATGgaaggaaatattttacaatttccaTCATTACCgattcaagaagaaaagaaaactttataCATTGTTGTAGATACAAACGTGTTCCTATCGAATTTAGATGCAATCGTAAAAGCTATGACTACAGAATTCGCAAAATATGACAAGCCAATTCTTGTAATACCATGGACCGTTATACga GAATTGGATTATTTAAAAGACGACAAATTTGGAACAAAGTCAGTACATTTACGTATGAAAGCCAGAAAAGCTATAAATTTTCTCAATAATCATTTATCCATTAATGATCCACGTATAGTCGGTCAAACTTTAGAGGACGTaagaaacaacaaagaaaaatttgccATTGAATGTCCGGACGACGAGATTCTACAAACTTGTTTACAAATTCGAAACGCAGGAAGAACTGTG ATAGTAagtaaagaaatgaagaatttATTTGGTGAAAATTGGGAAAAATATACTATCGTAAAGCCACCTTGGACAGTTTTGTGCGTTTTAAAATGTGCTATAAAACATTGGATAGCTGCTATAAGCGAAGCGTTTGACAAGCAAGCAGAACAGCTTCTCAAAGAACTTTTGGAAATATTTAGAACGATGCCAA gtGGACGTAAATTGAAGGACGTTGCACATTTACTAGAGAAGTGTAGTGACCTGATTCAAATGGTCAatgttgataaatattttgacCTTATGAATCGTGCATCAAGTTCCATTGAA gatattaaaaagagatgTCAAAATTATGAGAACGAGATacgtgagaaaaaaatacaagaagaaaTTGGAATGGAAAATGATGTAGTTGAACAAAAACGTAGAGCAGAAAatgcttttaattatttcaattatatctaTTCATATGCACGTGATATCgg tGGAATGGCTGCAAGTATCGTGAACATGCCATGTACTTTTTGTTACGAAATGCCAAATCCAGAACCCTCGGTTGaatatgtgaaaaaaatacaacCAGAAATTGCACAAAACGTAAATCATTTGTTACGTATTTTGAGCAA agctttagaagaaatgaaagatactTCGATGAATCATAAAACATTGATTGATCTTTATCacatattaacaaatttcttaCCTGAAGAAACAACAATGATCACTACGGATTTGTCTCCACTCGATGTGTATTGTTgcttaaaagaaaaggaagacgtTTTGAAAATGGGAATAAGACAGCTTCAAGAACTCTGCACACATTTTTGCAGATTG GTGGTTGTAACCAATTGTCTTTAG
- the LOC122634170 gene encoding transcriptional protein SWT1-like isoform X3, with protein MADIKKKMQQKKIKSPSKSNSSTNSCKQIDSSIELYKSEEDSKLQIMTPQMRVIYEKIQKKNMNRKQTQSFQDVKRTEVVENVKHRVKVDKRRKRKREGVVKSSSSNQDTSTCSSSHENNSTKSNIRSPPIADIVETKSERSIVIKNILQKKNNFQYKSKERVIENKEYNSNVNKKGGSIILKKNLAKERMDKLRKTLNLQMKDQKSNDKSSQSSDGSLLTIIKDNEISDIYKTSDMRYKNLRNRLLRNKVISHEDQLLASVKSNMQNQSLNTSGENPANKSNDSSLYEEMDWEPMEDEKITFEVQAARIKLCVENARNETLPMEGNILQFPSLPIQEEKKTLYIVVDTNVFLSNLDAIVKAMTTEFAKYDKPILVIPWTVIRELDYLKDDKFGTKSVHLRMKARKAINFLNNHLSINDPRIVGQTLEDVRNNKEKFAIECPDDEILQTCLQIRNAGRTVALLSYDKNLCNKAMIYDIVALGRDDPLEKIDYIFSTNNKNLSFHDIYLQKMQGEGSQILSAFQEELRYSNELFEEVESTIKEFLSVIVSKEMKNLFGENWEKYTIVKPPWTVLCVLKCAIKHWIAAISEAFDKQAEQLLKELLEIFRTMPSGRKLKDVAHLLEKCSDLIQMVNVDKYFDLMNRASSSIEDIKKRCQNYENEIREKKIQEEIGMENDVVEQKRRAENAFNYFNYIYSYARDIGGMAASIVNMPCTFCYEMPNPEPSVEYVKKIQPEIAQNVNHLLRILSKALEEMKDTSMNHKTLIDLYHILTNFLPEETTMITTDLSPLDVYCCLKEKEDVLKMGIRQLQELCTHFCRLVVVTNCL; from the exons ATGGCggacattaaaaagaaaatgcaacaGAAGAAGATCAAAAGTCCTTCGAAAAGTAATTCGTCTACCAATTCATGCAAACAAATTGATTCTTCTATCGAATTGTACAAAAGTGAAGAGGATTCAAAATTACAGATAATGACGCCACAGATGAGAGTTATTTATGAaaagatacagaaaaaaaatatgaacagGAAGCAGACACAGTCGTTTCAAGATGTTAAACGCACTGAAGTAGTTGAAAATGTTAAACATAGAGTAAAAGtagataagagaagaaaacgtaaaagagaGGGCGTGGTAAAATCTTCAAGCTCGAATCAAGACACATCTACTTGTTCCAGTAgtcatgaaaataattctacgAAAAGTAATATTAGGAGTCCTCCGATCGCAGATATCGTCGAAACTAAATCGGAGAGGTCAattgtgataaaaaatatattgcaaaagaaaaataattttcagtaCAAATCTAAGGAGAGAGTAATAG aaaataaagaatataatagtaatgtaAATAAGAAAGGTGGAagcattattttaaaaaagaatttggcTAAAGAACGCATggataaattaagaaaaacattGAATCTACAAATGAAAGATCAAAAGAGTAATGATAAGTCATCGCAAAGCAGTGATGGTTCACTGCTCacgattataaaagataacg aaatttcgGATATTTATAAAACCAGTGATATGAGgtataaaaatttacgtaATAGGCTTTTACGTAATAAAGTAATCTCTCATGAAGATCAATTGCTGGCGTCAGTAAAATCTAATATGCAAAATCAATCATTAAATACGTCGGGAGAAAATCCTGCAAATAAGTCTAATGATTCATCTCTTTATGAAGAAATGGATTGGGAGCCAATGGAAGATGAAAAGATAACATTCGAG GTACAAGCCGCTAGGATAAAATTATGCGTTGAAAATGCTAGGAATGAAACATTACCAATGgaaggaaatattttacaatttccaTCATTACCgattcaagaagaaaagaaaactttataCATTGTTGTAGATACAAACGTGTTCCTATCGAATTTAGATGCAATCGTAAAAGCTATGACTACAGAATTCGCAAAATATGACAAGCCAATTCTTGTAATACCATGGACCGTTATACga GAATTGGATTATTTAAAAGACGACAAATTTGGAACAAAGTCAGTACATTTACGTATGAAAGCCAGAAAAGCTATAAATTTTCTCAATAATCATTTATCCATTAATGATCCACGTATAGTCGGTCAAACTTTAGAGGACGTaagaaacaacaaagaaaaatttgccATTGAATGTCCGGACGACGAGATTCTACAAACTTGTTTACAAATTCGAAACGCAGGAAGAACTGTG GCTTTATTATCGTATGATAAAAACCTTTGCAACAAAGCAATGATATACGACATAGTAGCACTCGGAAGAGACGATCCTCttgaaaaaatagattatattttttcgactAACAATAAGAACTTATCATTTCACGATATTTACCTTCAAAAGATGCAAGGTGAAGGCTCACAAATTCTTTCAGCTTTTCAAGAGGAATTACgttattcgaacgaattatttGAAGAGGTGGAATCTacaataaaagaatttctttcagtc ATAGTAagtaaagaaatgaagaatttATTTGGTGAAAATTGGGAAAAATATACTATCGTAAAGCCACCTTGGACAGTTTTGTGCGTTTTAAAATGTGCTATAAAACATTGGATAGCTGCTATAAGCGAAGCGTTTGACAAGCAAGCAGAACAGCTTCTCAAAGAACTTTTGGAAATATTTAGAACGATGCCAA gtGGACGTAAATTGAAGGACGTTGCACATTTACTAGAGAAGTGTAGTGACCTGATTCAAATGGTCAatgttgataaatattttgacCTTATGAATCGTGCATCAAGTTCCATTGAA gatattaaaaagagatgTCAAAATTATGAGAACGAGATacgtgagaaaaaaatacaagaagaaaTTGGAATGGAAAATGATGTAGTTGAACAAAAACGTAGAGCAGAAAatgcttttaattatttcaattatatctaTTCATATGCACGTGATATCgg tGGAATGGCTGCAAGTATCGTGAACATGCCATGTACTTTTTGTTACGAAATGCCAAATCCAGAACCCTCGGTTGaatatgtgaaaaaaatacaacCAGAAATTGCACAAAACGTAAATCATTTGTTACGTATTTTGAGCAA agctttagaagaaatgaaagatactTCGATGAATCATAAAACATTGATTGATCTTTATCacatattaacaaatttcttaCCTGAAGAAACAACAATGATCACTACGGATTTGTCTCCACTCGATGTGTATTGTTgcttaaaagaaaaggaagacgtTTTGAAAATGGGAATAAGACAGCTTCAAGAACTCTGCACACATTTTTGCAGATTG GTGGTTGTAACCAATTGTCTTTAG